A segment of the Puniceicoccaceae bacterium genome:
CGCCGGGATTGAATCCGGAACTCCAAATGGCTATGTAATGCTGATGCGAATTGCCGAGGGTTCCACTTCCATCCTATTTCCAACCGCAATGGTCCACCATCATTCGCGTTATCCCATCAACCCATTTCAGATTTGAATGCCATGAACCTGCTCATCGTGGATGATGAACTCAACATCCTCAAAACCACCTCCATCGCTCTTGAAAGCATGGGGCACCACGTCCATGTGGCGGACAATCTTCAACAGGCCCGCAATATTTTGAACGAGGAGCCAATCGATGCGATGTTTCTGGATATCATGCTCGGGTCGGACAATGGACTCGACTTCCTGCGCAGTCTGAAAGAACAGGGTGACGATACCCCAGTCATCATGTTCACAGCCCATTCCACCATCCAACTGGCAGTGGAATCCATGAAGCTCGGAGCCTACGACTTCATCCAGAAACCCTTTGTACCCGATCAGATCCGGCAGATGCTGGATCGCCTGCGTCGAACCATGCAGCTCGACAACCGGGTGAAAAACCTGGAAAGTCGGGTGGCCGACGACAATCCGACCCTGCTGCTACAGTCGATGGAGCCTGCTGTTCAAAAAGCCTACGATGTCGCTCAGAAAGCTTCCAGCTCGGATGCGAGCATCCTGCTGCTCGGACCCAGTGGCACCGGAAAATCCATTCTCGCACGTCACATTCACGATCAGAGCCAGCGTGCCCAAGGCAGGTTTGTCACCATCAATTGCCCAAGCTTGTCCAAGGAGCTTCTCGAGGGAGAGTTGTTTGGCCATGTCAAAGGTGCATTTACCGGTGCCATTCGGGATACCTGGGGCAAGGTGGCTGCAGCGGATAATGGAACCCTTTTTCTCGACGAAATCGGCGAACTGCCACTCTCCATACAGCCCAAGTTGCTGCGCCTGCTTCAGGAGCGCGTCTACGAACGTGTTGGGGAGACCAAAACCCGCCAGGCCAACGTGCGCGTGGTGGCAGCGACCAATCGTGACCTCCGGCAGGAAGTGGCGGAAGGTCGCTTCCGCGAGGATCTCTATTATCGGCTCAAGGTCATCGAAATCTGGCTGCCGGGTCTTCGTGACCGCACGCTGGACCTCATTCCCATTGCCGAGCGCTACCTTTCCTTTTTTTCCGAACAGTTTCGCAAGGAAAAGCTGAGGTTTCACCCCGATACCATTGAAGCACTGGTGCACTATTCCTGGCCCGGCAACCTTAGGGAACTCAAAAATGTGATCGAGCGCGCCGTGATCCTGAGCGAAGGCAGTTCGATCATGCCAACGGATTTGCCCGATGAATTCCAACGCTCCGGTTCGGATACTGAAGATGGAGCCAATGATACGGACTACCGTCTTTCTGCGGTGGAGGCCCGCCATATCCAACTCATCCTATCTCAGACAGGCAGTCTCGACGAAGCGGCCCGGGTGCTCGGGATCGATCCCGCAACCCTCTACCGCAAGCGCAAGAAGCTGGGGTTGGCATGAAGACCCGAAAGTCCAAACTACGCGTTCGCATTTACCTTTGGCTCTCACCGCTGCTGGTGCTGACCATTGGGCTGACCCTGCACCAGGTGTTTTTCGCGCGAAGCGTCAACCGCTCGATCCAGCTCGTTGCCGACGAAGAATTTCAGGTGGCGCATGTGTTGAAACAAACCATTCAGCACCTCGAAAGCGTCCGCATGCGTGTCAGTGCCGACATTGCTTTTGCAGATCACCTCGAGTTGCTGGCATCCGACCATGATCTACTCTCGGCACTGCCTTCGAAAAACTCCACGCTTCCGCCACGTTTTCCCGGTATCCTGGATCGTCTCGAAGCTCTACTTGGCATCTTGCAGCAGCATCAACAAAAATCCGCACGCACCGGAACGGACCTCGCGCGAATCGACATGCTGATCACCCAGTTGCTCAACGACTTTGCATCCCTCTCTGTTCAGGCTTCGGAGCAACTTTCCATTTCCTATCAAGAGCTGCGAAAGGCTGCCGTTCAGTCGTATGTCATTATGGGTGTCGGATCTGCGATTGCTGTAATGCTTGCCTTCGCCATCTCCACGCTGATCAGTCGACGGATCGCGAGTCCCATCGACGACATGCACGAGATCACCCAGCAGGTTGCCCTCGGAAACCTGGAAGTTCGGCTCTCCTCCGAATACGGACAGGAAATGCAGCGACTCGCACGCAGTTTCAACCACATGATCGAGCGGCTGCGCTATTACCGGGAAGTCAGTGATGATCGCCTGTTGCGACTCTTTGAGGCGCTGCAAACCATTCTGCAACGCATGCCCGACCCTGTCTTTGTAGTGCAGGAGGATCTCACTGTGCAGTTTCGCAATCCTCGGGCAGACGCCATGCTGGCGAGCCAGGAGTTTCAGGATGGTTTTCCTTCCTCACTGTTGCAAATGGTTCGGAAGGGTTTTTCGCATGCCGATTCCTTTATCCGAAGAGGCCTTGATGAAGCCGTGTCATTTCGGGTCATGGGAGAGGAGCGCTACTTTCTCGTTCACACGTTCCCCTTCCAGCTCATCAACCTCGAACGCCTCGACTCCGATCATACCGAACCCGCAACCCTCGCCGTCATGTTGCAGGATGTCACTGCGATGAAGCTTTCGGATCGACTCAAGACCGATCTTGTCGCAACCGTGAGCCACGAACTCAAAACTCCGATCACGAGCGCAAGAATGGCGCTCTATCTCCTGCTCGAGGAACAAATCGGTACACTCAACCCAGAGCAGCGAGACCTGCTGGTCACCGCACGGGATGATCTCGAGCGTCAGCTTTCGATGATTGATCAATTGCTGAGTTTCACGCGATTTCAGTCCCAACCCATCGAATCGCCCCGGATTCCAGTCATGCTTCCCGAATTGCTCGACCAATGCGTTCGCAACCATTCCGCCATTGCCAAAGCTGCCCATATTTCAATGGCGACTGATTACTCCGATGAAACACCACTGACCCTCACTTCCGACCCCGAAGCGCTCAGTGTTGTTGTCAATAATCTGCTGGGCAATGCGATCAAGTATTCGCCTACACACAGCACTGTTCAAATCACCTGTAAGACCGTGCACCGCAATATCCAGATCTGTGTGGCAGACGAAGGTCCGGGAATCCCGAAAGATCGCATCCCCACTCTCTTTGAACCCTACACCCGCGCCTGCCATCCCGCTCACATTTCCGGCACAGGTCTCGGCCTTCACATTGCAAAAAACCTCGTGCAGTCGCTGGGAGGCCAACTGTGGTGCGAGAGTGAACCCGGCAACGGAAGTCAGTTTTTTGTCTCGCTCCCAAGTAAGCCGACAACATCCCTTATTTCCATTCCCCCACCCAAGGTCTGAGTCACTACACACGCCCAATCCCGCCTTCCGAGTTGCCTCGCATTTCCAAGTTTCTAGGATCTGGGCATGACGCAAATCACGAATTCGATCACCCCATTTGGTAAACCCCATCAGCGCTCTCCCCACCATGCGTACGGTGGATCTCAGTCCACTTCCCAAAATCTCAACCACCCCTCATGAGAGCCTTGATTC
Coding sequences within it:
- a CDS encoding sigma-54 dependent transcriptional regulator; translated protein: MNLLIVDDELNILKTTSIALESMGHHVHVADNLQQARNILNEEPIDAMFLDIMLGSDNGLDFLRSLKEQGDDTPVIMFTAHSTIQLAVESMKLGAYDFIQKPFVPDQIRQMLDRLRRTMQLDNRVKNLESRVADDNPTLLLQSMEPAVQKAYDVAQKASSSDASILLLGPSGTGKSILARHIHDQSQRAQGRFVTINCPSLSKELLEGELFGHVKGAFTGAIRDTWGKVAAADNGTLFLDEIGELPLSIQPKLLRLLQERVYERVGETKTRQANVRVVAATNRDLRQEVAEGRFREDLYYRLKVIEIWLPGLRDRTLDLIPIAERYLSFFSEQFRKEKLRFHPDTIEALVHYSWPGNLRELKNVIERAVILSEGSSIMPTDLPDEFQRSGSDTEDGANDTDYRLSAVEARHIQLILSQTGSLDEAARVLGIDPATLYRKRKKLGLA
- a CDS encoding ATP-binding protein is translated as MKTRKSKLRVRIYLWLSPLLVLTIGLTLHQVFFARSVNRSIQLVADEEFQVAHVLKQTIQHLESVRMRVSADIAFADHLELLASDHDLLSALPSKNSTLPPRFPGILDRLEALLGILQQHQQKSARTGTDLARIDMLITQLLNDFASLSVQASEQLSISYQELRKAAVQSYVIMGVGSAIAVMLAFAISTLISRRIASPIDDMHEITQQVALGNLEVRLSSEYGQEMQRLARSFNHMIERLRYYREVSDDRLLRLFEALQTILQRMPDPVFVVQEDLTVQFRNPRADAMLASQEFQDGFPSSLLQMVRKGFSHADSFIRRGLDEAVSFRVMGEERYFLVHTFPFQLINLERLDSDHTEPATLAVMLQDVTAMKLSDRLKTDLVATVSHELKTPITSARMALYLLLEEQIGTLNPEQRDLLVTARDDLERQLSMIDQLLSFTRFQSQPIESPRIPVMLPELLDQCVRNHSAIAKAAHISMATDYSDETPLTLTSDPEALSVVVNNLLGNAIKYSPTHSTVQITCKTVHRNIQICVADEGPGIPKDRIPTLFEPYTRACHPAHISGTGLGLHIAKNLVQSLGGQLWCESEPGNGSQFFVSLPSKPTTSLISIPPPKV